Sequence from the Clostridium saccharobutylicum DSM 13864 genome:
GTGCATTTGCTACACCTTTAATAACTTCATCTACACCTGCCGCTTGTTCTTTTACAGCTATTGTAACTTCATTTGTTTGATTAACTACACTATTGATAGCTTTAGAAATATTTTGACCTTGGCTTGCTTGTTCTTTTACAGCAACACTTATTTGCCTTACTTGCTCTCTTGAGTTTTCAACACCTTTTATAATTTCATCTACTCCAATAACTTGTTCTCTTACTGCTGTTGCAACTTGATCTGCCTGATTTGTTACATTATCGACAGCCTCGACAATATTTTGGCCTTGTTTAGATTGTTCATTCATTGCTATATTAATTTGTAGTACCTGTTCTTTTGCATTTGCTACACCTTTAATTACATTTTCCACACTTATAGCTTGCTCTTTTGTTGCTTGTGTAACCATAGTTGCTTGACTTGTAACATTTTTCATTGATTCAAGTATTTCACTGCTTCCTTTATTTTGATTATCTGTTGCTAAAGTTATTTCTTTAATTTCAGAAGTAACATTTTCTATTCCAACAACTATTTTTTCTATGACTGTTCCAACTTCATTACTTAATTTTGATCCATACTCAACTTTTTCAGTTCCAACCTCTATTGCCTTAATAGCATTAGTAGTCTCACCTTGTATTCCCTTTATAAGTTGGGATATTTCTTTTGTAGCTGTAGCTGTTCTCTCTGCTAGTTTTCTTACTTCATCAGCTACTACTGCAAAACCTTTTCCATGTTCTCCCGCTCTTGCAGCTTCAATTGCAGCATTTAATGCAAGTAAATTTGTTTGATCTGCTATATCATCAATAACATCAATTATGCTTCCAATTTTATCAGAGCTTTTACCCAAGTTAGTTATTACACTTTCTGCTTTGTGAATAACTTCAGATATTTCACCTATAGCCACTAAAGTGTTAGCTACTGCGACTTGCCCATCTTTTACATCTCCTCTTACCATATCACTTAAAGAATTAACATTTTTAGCATTTTGAGCTACTTGACTTATAGATACTGCCATATCCTCAACTGTTCTATATGTTTCATTTGAAGCTTTTTGTAATTCTTCAGCATTACCAGCTACTCCTTGAATTGACTTACCCATTTCTTCTATAGATCCTGATATTTCTTCTACCGATCTTGTAGTACTTTCACTATTACCTGCTACTTGCTGAATTGATGCTACTATTTCTTGTACTGCTGCAGCTGCTTCATTAGCAGAACCTCTTAAAATTTCTGCATTTCCTGCTACACCTCTAACTGATTTACCCATTTGTTCAACTGACGATGATATTTGTTCTACTGAACTTGCTGTACTTTCGCTATTTCCTGCTACTTGCTGAATTGATGCTACCATCTCTTGAATAGCTGCTGCTGATTCATCTGTTGAATTCTTTAAACTTTCTGTGTTTGCAGCTACTCCTTTTATAGATATTCCCATTTCTTCAATTGATGATGATATTTGTTCCACAGAACTTGCTGTACTCTCACTATTTCCAGCTACCTGCTGAATTGAAGCAACCATTTCTTGTACTGCTGCCGCAGATTGATCTGTAGAACTTTTTAAACTTTCTGCATTTACAGCTACACCTTTTATTGATGCACCCATTTCTTCTATTGATGATGAAATTTCTTCAACAGAACTCGCTGTACTTTCACTATTACCTGCTACTTGCTCAATTGATACTACCATTTCCTGAACAGCTGCTGTAGATTCTTCTGCTGATTCTTTTAGACTTTCAGCATTTCCTGCAACACCCTTGATTGATTTTCCCATTTGTTCAATTGAAATTGATATTTGCTCTACTGAACTTGCTGTGCTTTCACTATTTCCTGCTATTTGCTGAATCGATGCTACTACTTCTTGTACTGCTGCTGTAGCTTCTTCTGCTGATCCTTTTAAACTTTCAGCATTTCCTGCAACACCTTTTATTGATATTCCCATTTGCGCAATTGATGATGATATCTGTTCAACTGAGCTTGCTGTACTTTCACTATTACCTGCCACCTGCTGTATTGATGCTACAACTTCTTGCACTGCCATTGTGGATTCTTCTGCTGATCCTTTTAAACTTTCAGCATTTCCTGCAACACCCTTGATTGATTTTCCCATTTGTTCAATTGATCCAGATATTTGCTCTACTGAACTTGTTGTACTTTCACTATTTTTTGCAACCTGCTCTATTGATGCTACCATTGATTGTATAGAAACTTCTGCACTTTCAGTTGTATTTTTTAAGCTTTCTGCATTTTTTGCCACACCTTGTATTGATTTTCCCATTTCTTCAATGGATGCAGATATTTGCTCTACTGAGCTTGCTGTACTTTCACTGTTTCCGGCTACTTGCTGTATTGACGCTACTACTTCTTGAATTGCAGCCGTAGACTCTTTGGCTGATGCTGTTAAACTTTCTGCATTTCCAGCTACACCTTTAACTGATTTTCCCATTTGCTCAACTGACGAAGATATTTCTTCTACAGATTTTGATGTACTGCCCCCATTTCCTGCTACCTGCTCAATTGAAGCAACCATTTCTTGAATTGCTTCAGAAACTTCCTTTGCAGATTCGTTCATTTTCTCTGAATTATCAGCCACACCTTTAATTGACTTGCCCATTTGTTCTATAGAACTTGACATTTCCTCTACTGAGCTTGAAACATTTTCGCTATTAGCTGCAACTTGTTTAACAGATACAGCTATTTCTTCTAGTGAGTCTTGCGACTTTTGAGCAACGTTTGTTAATTGTTCTGCATTTATTACGACTCCATTAATTGACTTAGACATTTCATTTGTCAAAGTATTTGCAGCTTTTATAGCTTCTGCCTGATTACTTGTCCCCTTTGTAACTTCTTCAGTTATATGAGATAACTCTTTTAACTTTTCATCAAGTTTTTTTGATGAAAAAATTGCATTCTCTACATTTCTTGAACCTCCTATAAGCTTAATTCCAATATTTCTTTTAAAACTACCCATTACACACGCCTCCATATTATATAAACTTTTGCTTATTATTAAATTTCATTATTATTAAAATTATTGTTATCTTTTATACCTTTATTATTTATCATTCTTGATATCCCTACAACATCAAATATGTGGGCAACACTTCCATCACCTAATATCGTCGCACCAGATATCCCTTCAATTTTGCCTATATATGCCCCCAGTGGCTTAACTACTATTTCCTGATTTCCAACTAATTCGTCAACTACAATGCCAAACCTTTTTTCTGCAATTCCTAGAACTATAATGAATACATTTTTCTTTTTGTTTTCTTTAGGCAATTTAAAATAATCATGCAACCAAATTATAGGGAGAACCTTATCTCTAATAACAACAACTGATTGGTTTTTAACGTATTCAATTTCACCTTTAGGTTTTCTCACTATTTCAATAATATTACTCATTGGCAGTGCATACGTTTCATTATGAATTTTCACTAAAAGGCCTGCGAGTATCGCTAGAGTTAACGGCAATTTAATAGTAAATTTGCTACCTTCCCCTTCTTTTGTTTCAACATCAATTATTCCATTAAGTTTATCTATATGATTTCTTACAATATCCATTCCTACGCCTCTGCCTGAGACGTCACTTACATTATTAGCTGTCGACAACCCTGTTTTGAAAATAAGATTTATTATTTCTTGTTCTGATAATATTTCTGCTTCTTGAGCTGAAACTACTTCTTTCTTTATTGCTGATTGTTTTATCTTTTCTATATTCAAACCTGCACCATCATCTTCGACTGTCACAATTACATGATTTTCTTGATGAAATGCTTTAATTCTAAGAGTGCCTTTCGAAGGTTTACCTTTGTCTATACGAATACTAGGTTTTTCTATACCATGATCTAAGGAATTTCTTACAAGATGTATTAACGGATCTGTTATATCCTCGATTATTGTTCTATCCATTTCTGTTTCTCCACCTTCAAGAATTAAATCTATATCCTTTTCTAATGAATTAGCAAGATCCCTTACTAGTCTTGGAAATCTGCTAAACAACTGTTGAACTGGCAGCATACGAGCCTTCATTATACTTTCTTGAAGTTCACTAACAACTCTTGAAATACGACCCGATATTCCAATTAAGTCTTCCACAGAATCATCTGCTATATATCTATTATGTAAACTACTACTCACCTGAGCAATTCTGGTTTGTTCGATAACCATTTCTCCAACTAAATTCATCATATGTTCAAGACGATCTACATCTACTCTTATAGTCTTAGAAATCTTATTATCATTTTTTTTAGGATTAAATTTGTCTTTGTTTTCTTCTAGTTCATTATTTTTTCTACTCTGTACAATTGTTTCATTTGTTTCATTTTTATTTAATTCCTGAATTTTATAACTAAATACCTTTACATCATCAATATCCATCAAATTTTCTTTAATTTTCTGTAACATAACCTCATTATCTAATTCAGTAGTCAGTAGATACTTTATAGTATCTACATTGTCATCAGGTGATAATTCTAATACATTTGGAAGTGATGCAATTACATTTCCAATTTCATTTAACCAATTAAGTATAAGTAAAGCTCTAATTGATTTCATCAAACTATCTTCTAATATCTTAATTTCACAAACCATACTAAAATAACCTTTTGAATTTGCAGCTTTTAACATATTTTTCTGTTCAATATCTAAATCAAATATAATATCTTCTTTTTTAATATCCATTCTAATCAAATGTTCTTCTTTTTTACTTAAACTGTTTTCCTGTATTTCTTTAAGATGGTGTACAAGGTGCTTAATTTCAATTTGGGTTTCATTTTTATGAGCTAAAAAATCTTCCTTTAATAAGGTTAAACAATCTATGCATTTAAAAAGAAGATTAATCATTGGTTTTGTTACTTTTAATAAATTATTTCTAATCTTATCAAAAACGTTTTCCATCTCATGAGTGAGTAGTTTCATTTTTTCATATCCCATAGCTGAAGATGATCCTTTAAGTGTATGCGCTGCTCTAAAAATATCTTGTATCACATTTTCTGTTGTCTCATTTGTTTCCAATTCTAAAATGCATTTTTCTAAAAACTGTATTTCTTCTTCCAGTTCATCTAGAAATGCTTTAATCATTTCAGGTCTTTCATATATTTCAGACATACTACCCCTCCATTAGTCATAAAGAACTGTATCCATTTTTAATAAACTTATAACTCCATTTTTTGTAATCCCTATTCCTTCAAAATACTCTCCATCAATACCTGAAACAACATTAGGTGTAGGCTGAATATCATTAAGTTTAATTACCTGTTCAACCTTGTCCACAATTATTCCAATCATCTCTTCTCTGCTTTTTACTACTATAATTCTAGTTTCTTTAGTAACCATCTCTTCTGTTAGATTAAATCTTTTATGTAAATTTACTACTGGAATCACTTTTCCCCTTAAATTTATAACTCCTTCTAAAAAAAATTTACTGTTATGAGTTTGAGATATTTGCTGCATTCTAATAATTTCATAAACATCACTAATTTTCAGGGCATATTTTTCATTTGATAACTCAAAAGCAATATATTGAATATCCTTTAATTCATCCATTTAACCTTCCTCCTATCATACTATCAAAGTAAATTGTACATTTTTCCCAATGTCTTTATTAAATGCTCTTCCTTGAAAGGTTTTATAATAAACCCATTAGCCCCATTCAATATAGCTTCCTTCACAAGATATTCCTGACCCATAGCAGAAATCATTACAATATTTGCATTTGGATTATTTTTTTTAATTTCTCTAACTGCATCTACGCCACTCATTTCTGGCATAGTTATATCCATTGTAACAATATCAGGTTTTAGATTAGTATAACTTTCAATTGCTTCTAACCCATTACCAGCTTCTCCAATTACTTCAAAGCCATTTTTCTCTAACATGGCTCTAAGTTCTTCCCTCATAAAAACCGCATCATCCACAATAAGAACTTTTTTTTCATATGCCCTCCTAAAATTAATAGTTACTTTAGTATTAAAAATCTAGATTATATTAATCTGAATACTATTACAACTAAACTGAAAAGTTCCCCTATATGCTATAACTCTCTTATTGGATTATCTAAAAAATTGCATTTTAACTTTATCAACTTTAATCCATTCTCTAAATAATTCTAAAATTTATTAGTCGCTCATATTGTAATCCATATAATTCCTGATAGAGGAGTGAATACTTACTCATGCTGAAATTATACCATATTGTCTAATAATGTCAATATAATAATATAAATGTCTATTTTTTATTTTTTCTAATTATAGAGTTATTAATTGGTAGCAATTTATATATTTTACTATCAATGTGTAACCTTATATATCTTTTCTTTAATAAATTACAAATTGAAATTCATCCGTTTTTAGACATAACTTTAAAACCCATAGTTGTATAACTACAGGTTCTAAAATTATTCTTTTATGAAATTATTTATTAATTTAAATATAATCTTAATTGATTTTTTATTTTTATTGAATTTTATAATAAAATTGAAATTTTAAGTTATAATTTAATATATCTGCTCGTTTATATTAAATTATAACTTAAAATATATTGGGAAACTCTAAAGTAAATGTAGTTCCCTTATTAACCGTGCTTTCTAAATATATTTTTCCTCCATGAGCTTCTACAAAAGCCTTTGTAATTGTAAGCCCTATACCAGAACCCCCTGTATTTTTATTTCTTGATAGATCACTTCTATAAAATCTTTCAAAAATATATGGGATATCTTTATCTGGTATGCCAATACCATTATCAATAATTTTAATTATAATACTATTATTTTCTTTCTTTAGCACTACTTTAACTTTACCATTTGACCTTAAATGTTTATAAGAATTTGAGAGTAAATTATTCATAATCTGCTTAAACTTATCTATATCAATGTTTGCCTTGATCTCTGGAGTTATAATGCTAGTTAACTCATAGTTTTTTTTAATATAAAGTGGTTCATAAGTATCCACAACTTTTCCTAATTCATTGGAAAGGTTAACTTTACTTTTGTTCAAATTAATGTTGATTTGTTCAAATTTTGCCAAATCACGGAGATTATTCACCATTTTGGTTAGTCTATCAATTTCATTATAAAAAGTTTCAAATCTCTCATTAGTAGGTTCCCAAATACCATCTATAAATGCCTCTACATGAGTTTTCAATGTAGTTAAAGGTGTCCTTAATTCATGAGCCATGTCTGAAGTTAATCTTTTTCTAAGCATTTCTTGGTTGCTTAAAGTTTGTGAAAGATAATTTATTGAATTAGAAAGTTCAACTATTTCTTTCGTATTTGAGTTAACCTTTGCTCTTACATTTAAATCACCATTCCTCATTTTATTTGCAGTCTCAGTTATTTGAGCTAATGGTTTTGATATTTGTTTTGACATAACTATACTTATAATAATTCCAAATATTAAAGCCACTAAAGCTGACACTATAAATGAATGATTTAAAGTACTTATAAATGATACTGATGCAGAAGATAAATATGAGGTTCCAAAGTAACCAATTATTATGGTACCCACTTCCTCTTTATTGTTACTAACTAAGGGATATTTGTTTTCAGTATACTCACCCATATTAATTCCATAAGAATTGTTCATCATAGATCCCATCATATTTCCCATCATGCCATTCTTCTGTAAATAGGATTTGCCAGAAGAGTATAATGTATTATCATGTATATCTTTAATTTCTATATACAAGTCCTGCAGTTCTGCATATCTTTGAATTTCATCTGTATTTATTTCTGAAGATTCTTTTTGACCACTATATAAATCATCAATAATTTTTAATACATTATCTATTTTTGTTTTTTGCTCGTCAACTAAATAATTTTTAAATTTATTCCCTACTGTATAATTAGAAATAGTACTTGCTAAAATGATCGAACCTAAAATTACTAAAATAAATCCCATAGATAATTTTTTTACTAAAGACATTTTCATTTTTTTACCTCATATGCATTCGGAATAAATTTATAGCCCATTCCATATACAGTTACTATATATAAAGGTTCCTTATGATTATTTTCTATTTTTTGACGAATATTTTTTATATAAGTATCGACTGTTCTATCAAAACCTTCATAATTAACACCGAAAGCTTTTTCTACTAATTTTTCTCTAGAAAATACTTGTTCTGGATTAGTAAGTAAAATTTTTAAAATCTTAAATTCATTTGTTATCAAATTTACAATCTTACTTTGCTTTTTCACAATCATCTTTTTACTATCAACTTCTAAATCTCCATTATTGAAGCTTAATATATCCGCCATAGGCATAAAGTCTCTATATGCTCTTCTAAGCAGTGCCCTAACTCTTACTACAAGCTCTCGCACACTAAAAGGCTTAGTTAAATAATCATCAGCTCCTATAGATATCCCCTCTATTTTTTCATCTTCCTCTGCCTTTGCAGTAAGCATAATTATAGGCATACTAGAACTCATTCTAATTCTTTTGCATACTTCTTCACCAGTTATTTTAGGAAGCATTAAATCCAAAACTATAAGATTAATATTTTGTTCATTAAATATATTTAATGCCATCTCACCATCCATTGCTGTAATTACTTCAAAATCTTCTTTTTCAAGATATGCTTTAACTACATCCAATATATTCTGTTCATCATCTACAACTAATATTTTAAATTTATTACTCATCTGCATTCTCATCTCCAAAGTTGATTTATTAATTATATTATTATAAAAATTAGAGTAAGATTTATTATATATCTTACTCTAATCTTAATAAATATTCAAAATCCTTTAATTTTTTTCTGAAAGTATAGCTTTTCTCTTCAAATATTCTTCTTGATTCATTTCTCCACTTGCAAATTTTTCATTAAGGATTCTCATTGGATCATTAGATTTATTTGTATAGTTTCTAAATAATTTAACAGCTAGAATTATTAATACAATAAATATTAACATTCTAAATCCCATAGCTAAAAACATTCCTCCTAATCCTATAGAACTTAAAGAACTATAACCATATCCTCCAAAACCACAAAACATAAATAATTCCTCCTTGTATTTAAAATTTAGACATATACAACAAAATATTAGCTACTGACTTATTATTTTTGAATATGCCTTTTCTATAAATTAATTATATAAATTAATTATATATATTAATTGTGGAGGAATTATGAATAAATTAAGATTTTCTATGTAGAACATATGAATAATTACTAATAAAATTTTATGTATAATTAAAAAAGTGTATTGAAAACTAATTCTTATAGAATTCAATACACTTTTCTTGTATGTTGAGATTTTTAATATGTAGTTTGTGATATACCGGTTACTCAACTAACTCAAGAATCTGATTATAATAAAATTTAACTCATTTTTATTATAATATAAATTACCTGTAGCTTATTCCATTTGGCTCTCCTTCTACTTTTGTAGTTTTAATAACCTTATCGGTACTATTGTCAATAACACTTACAGTTCCATCATACATATTAGTAGTATAAACATATTTATTATCAGGGCTAACTACTACTCCGTGAGCTCCTTTTCCAGTTTCTATTGTTGTAACTACTTTCTTAGTTGACATATCTATCTTTGAAACAGTATTGGATGGTGCATCTTCTGTCCCTTGATTTGCCACAAATGCATATTTATCATCAGGTTCAATGTAAACTTGAGCGGGCCCTTTTCCTACAGCTACTTTCTCAACTTTATCTGTAGATAAATCAATTATAGCAAGGGCATTTTCACCATTTATAGTTGCCACCAAAGTTTTACCATCACTTGTTATTCCGGTTGTAACAGGTGTTTTACCTACTGTAATTTTTCTAACTTCTTTATTGTTATTTATATCAACAACGCTTATAGTATCTTCACCCATATTTGCTACGTAAGCATATTTATTATCCTTTGAAATACGGAATCCATGAGGTCCTTTACCAACTGCTATAGTACCATTTACATTATAAGTTTTTGCATCAATTACTGATACATTATTATCTTCATTATTAGTAACAAGTACATATTTTCCATCCTCTGTGAATACTATATGAGCTGGATGTTTACCCACTTCAACTTTTTTAATAAGTTTTCCTGTATCTGTATCATAAAACACTGCGAAACCATTCATGTTCATATTCATATCCATATTTTTATCTTTAGATTGATTTTCAGTCATTTTCGGTGGTAATGTATAGGCAACCACTTTTCCATCTGGTGAAACCTGAACATTATGAGGAGCTCCATCAGCTTCTGTAATTATATCTACAACTTCATTTGTTGTAGCATCTACTTTAGAAACACTGCCACTTTCATTAGCAGTATAGTAGAAATGTGTTTTCTCTTCTATATTACCTTGAGCCTGATTTTGGCTTGAGGTTTGATCTGCAGATTTATTGCCTTTTGTAGCATTACCACAACCAGTTAGTAATATTGTTAGTATTGCAAAAGCTGTTATAGCTTTTATATATTTACTTCTCATTATTTTCATCCTTTCTGTTATGTTATAAATTTATTTTATATGATTATTATAAAAGTTTATTATGTAGAAATTATAAAGAAAAATTGTTCAATAATAAAAATTATTATATTTTGAAATTTTATACATAAATTAATTTACTTAATGGTCCTAAAATATATTTACTTAACTTAATTCCTTATTAACTTGACTCTCATAGAAATAAATGTATTTCTTATTTTAACAATTTATAAAATCATTCTTTTATCAATATAGAATATATTGTTCTCTAACATAATAAAAATATACTTTGCATTGTAGTATAATACACAATAAATTAAGCAAAATATTATTAAATTTATGTGCTGCAGCTAATAAAGAGGTATTATTTATGAATAGAGGAACATCAGGTTTTTTGGGCGGGTGGATAGCAGGCTTTGTGAAGCTAGTAATTGATCAAATTGCAGTTGCTATTAACATATCTTCTCACACATTGTTCTTGGAATTATAATTACGTACGCTATTTCTATATTAAGAATAGAGTCACCACATTAAGCGGTAGGATAATTAATTACATTAGAAGAGTAAAATATTTCTTAGTAATGCATGCATTTCCAAATGTATGCATTACTTTTATATAACAAATGGCGTTTTTGATGTTATAATACATTTTTAATATCTATTCTTCAAATTTTAAAGGACATTATTTATAGTATACTTAATGATATCTAAATATTATAAAACAACTTCAATGGAAATGATAATAATTATCAAAAACACATAAAATCATCACATCTTTTTTATATAATTTTACTAATTGTGATTATTATTTCATGAAGGAGGTTTTATTATTTATTATCTTTCATTGAAGCTTTGTGACATACTTAGAGTATTGAATAGTTTTTACTAAATTTTTTAATTTGAAATTTGAGGTGATTTATTTTTGAAAGATATATCAATTTTAGTAGCTTTTTCAGCAGATTAACTACATTAAACATGGATTTCTCCTTTATTAATATTTTAACTTAAAATATTCATTTAATTACACTTTTATAATATTAACATAAAACACGTGAAATAAAAGACTCAAGTCTTGTATTAAACAAACACTTGAGCCTTTAGCATATTTTCGTTTAAATATTTTTATTATTTAAACCTCTTCGATACCTAAAACATCATATCCTGCATCTTCAAGAGCTGCTTTAATTGCTTCATCAGTAATATCTCCAACTTCAGCAATAGCATTTCCCTCTTTTAGATTGACTTTTATATCTGTTGCTCTAATTTCATCTAATGCTTCATAAACATGATTCACACAATGTTCACAGCTCATACCTTCAATTAATATTTTCTTTTTCATTTCTATGTCTCCTTTCAAATTTATATCAATGCCTTTTCTTAAATTGCTATTCAATTTTGTTTTGACTTTCATTCACTCCTTTCTTTTTACTACAACAATTTCCATGCTTATTACCCTTAAACATCATCCCCATCATAAGCACCATCATTATAGGACATATGAAAGGCGCTATTCCACTTATAGCTGCTTTAAATCCTGTTCCTACATTTATAAAAGAAAGTGCTCCAACAATTATAAAAGGTAATCCACAGCAAAACACCATCATTAACATATGCTTCATTGGATTATGTTTTTCATTTTCTCTATTTTTATTATTTCCATAACAATTCATAATAAATTTCTCCTTAATTATGTTGTTATATTTAACTAGCGAGTTTTAACACCTCTTACACTTAAAATTGATTTATTTACAATTTCTTCAATATCGTCTCTTTATCTCTCTTTCCCCTTATAGGATCACTTTAATTTTTTTGATTCTAAATTAATAACATCAATCCATGCTAAACATTGAAGAAAGCTTAACGTTTTTACAATATTCATTAGAAATCTATGACAAAACATCTTCTCTTGTTTGAAACTTAAACTATAGCTTTCCATCAATATCGCCTCCTTGTAAATACATTATAAATAAATATTATGAAGATAAAAATTAATTTTAAATATTCTAAAAAATAAGTTGATATCAATTTATTTTATTCAATATACACCAAATTCTTTTTTATAATGAATTTTATTCATTTATTAATTTTTTACGAATATCCTCTAAGTTCGCTGTCTTTAATGAGTCTGTAACTTCAAGACCAACTGCTACTACATTGTCTTTAATAATAAGATAAGTTCCAGCTATATCTATCTTAAATTCAACATTAACTAAGCCTTTTTTACCTGTAAATGAACTTACCTTCTCACCACTATCTGAATTTACTATAGTAAATTCACCATTAGGATTATCAAAGTTATTAAGGTCAATAACTAAATTTGTTTTTATTCCATTTTCTAAAACTACTACAAGTGGTTCAAACTCGTAACCAGTTCCCTTTATATTTAAGCTTTGAGTACTTCCTGATGTATTAGCTTTTTTAATTAGTCTATCAGTAGAAACTTTACTTAAATCATTACCATATATGCTTGGAGCTTGTGGTGCAGCACTTGGGGCACCAGTCCCGCCTGTACAACAGCTCATTCCACTACTTGGAGTTGGAATGGATGAATCT
This genomic interval carries:
- a CDS encoding response regulator transcription factor, whose translation is MSNKFKILVVDDEQNILDVVKAYLEKEDFEVITAMDGEMALNIFNEQNINLIVLDLMLPKITGEEVCKRIRMSSSMPIIMLTAKAEEDEKIEGISIGADDYLTKPFSVRELVVRVRALLRRAYRDFMPMADILSFNNGDLEVDSKKMIVKKQSKIVNLITNEFKILKILLTNPEQVFSREKLVEKAFGVNYEGFDRTVDTYIKNIRQKIENNHKEPLYIVTVYGMGYKFIPNAYEVKK
- a CDS encoding SHOCT domain-containing protein; the protein is MFCGFGGYGYSSLSSIGLGGMFLAMGFRMLIFIVLIILAVKLFRNYTNKSNDPMRILNEKFASGEMNQEEYLKRKAILSEKN
- a CDS encoding YncE family protein, with product MRSKYIKAITAFAILTILLTGCGNATKGNKSADQTSSQNQAQGNIEEKTHFYYTANESGSVSKVDATTNEVVDIITEADGAPHNVQVSPDGKVVAYTLPPKMTENQSKDKNMDMNMNMNGFAVFYDTDTGKLIKKVEVGKHPAHIVFTEDGKYVLVTNNEDNNVSVIDAKTYNVNGTIAVGKGPHGFRISKDNKYAYVANMGEDTISVVDINNNKEVRKITVGKTPVTTGITSDGKTLVATINGENALAIIDLSTDKVEKVAVGKGPAQVYIEPDDKYAFVANQGTEDAPSNTVSKIDMSTKKVVTTIETGKGAHGVVVSPDNKYVYTTNMYDGTVSVIDNSTDKVIKTTKVEGEPNGISYR
- a CDS encoding heavy-metal-associated domain-containing protein, with translation MKKKILIEGMSCEHCVNHVYEALDEIRATDIKVNLKEGNAIAEVGDITDEAIKAALEDAGYDVLGIEEV